In Carassius carassius chromosome 5, fCarCar2.1, whole genome shotgun sequence, one genomic interval encodes:
- the LOC132141201 gene encoding NALCN channel auxiliary factor 2-like produces the protein MITGAWRCGRKLEAELEICRVTESVDKPCAEPEKVQRWRMSLASLLFFTALLSDHLWLCAGGKLRSRDRTHRRTWSNASHDAQKGLRDEDCGVLLSNLTENGPKCVEADARRRAPLESACSTLYRQKSGLVSTSYSVPVPTVSPHAFLEYFRNLSLSFCDALTIADLLESMTGPDGLNCSLTRVIRDLFSGGPEDGDLCSACVHAYIRLDQHAQEKYEEFQVLMRKLMADDYSVRAQTHLCQAVYKAWLCAEYFPVPHQQCLRWLPCKHYCGEVTASCPFILPDNDHLLYAGLPSFLCPGFHEEYLSSQGPDCCDVRWSGCDSAVGAACGLTHLPGSFSLHRRLSSAAVSCTNRLHGSKLKLCVLVFFLLHTVIHITTMQHCSTGSLEAIVPLEDVPMREE, from the exons ATGATCACGGGCGCCTGGCGCTGTGGAAGGAAACTTGAAGCCGAGTTAGAAATCTGCCGCGTGACCGAATCTGTCGACAAACCGTGCGCGGAGCCGGAGAAGGTGCAGAGATGGCGCATGAGCCTCGCGTCGTTGCTCTTTTTTACGGCGCTGCTGTCCGATCACCTCTGGCTCTGCGCAGGAGGCAAGCTCCGCTCGAGAGACCGGACTCACCGGAGGACGTGGAGCAACGCTAGTCACGACGCCCAGAAGGGCCTTCGCGATGAGGACTGCGGGGTCCTCTTGAGCAATCTGACGGAAAACGGGCCAAAGTGCGTGGAGGCTGACGCGCGGCGTCGCGCGCCTCTGGAGTCCGCGTGCTCTACGCTTTACAGGCAAAAGAGCGGTTTGGTGAGCACCTCCTATTCTGTGCCGGTGCCCACGGTGTCGCCACACGCGTTTTTAGAGTACTTCCGGAACCTCAGCTTGTCCTTTTGCGACGCGCTCACAATAGCGGACCTACTGGAAAGCATGACAGGACCTGACGGGCTCAACTGCAGTCTGACGCGTGTCATTCGTGACCTGTTCAGCGGCGGACCGGAGGACGGGGACCTGTGCAGCGCTTGTGTTCACGCGTACATCCGACTCGACCAACACGCTCAGGAAAAATATGAGGAGTTTCAAGTCCTCATGCGCAAATTAATGGCGGATGACTACTCAGTGCGCGCGCAAACACACCTGTGTCAG GCAGTGTATAAAGCCTGGCTCTGTGCAGAATATTTTCCGGTTCCTCATCAGCAGTGTTTGAGGTGGCTTCCATGCAAGCACTACTGTGGTGAGGTCACAGCCAGTTGCCCCTTCATCCTACCTGACAATGACCATCTGCTGTATGCCGGTCTGCCAAGCTTTCTCTGTCCAG GGTTTCACGAGGAGTATTTGAGCAGTCAGGGTCCAGACTGCTGTGATGTCAGATGGAGTGGGTGTGACTCCGCTGTAGGCGCTGCATGTGGTTTGACACACCTCCCGGGCTCCTTCTCTTTGCATAGGAGGTTATCATCAGCAGCGGTGTCGTGTACAAATCGTCTTCATGGCAGTAAATTGAAACTGTGTGTGCTTGTTTTCTTCTTACTACACACTGTTATCCACATAACAACGATGCAGCATTGCAGCACTGGCTCTTTGGAGGCAATAGTACCTCTAGAAGACGTTCCCATGAGGGAGGAGTAA